TCTTTATATAAATTCAATCTTTATAATCTTATATATTCTATAATCACCTTTTGGAGTCTTAACTTCTACAATATCACCTTCTTTTTTTCCTAACAAAGATACAACTAAAGGAGATTTTATTGAAATCATTTGTCTTGAAATATCAGCTTCATATTCACCAACAATCTGATAAACCACTTCATCAGTATTACCAGTTTGTTCATCATATATAGACATAGTCACAGTTGCCCCAAACATAACAGTATCTCCAGACAAACTCGAAACATCTATAACTTCAGCCCTAGATTTTTTTGATTCCAACTCCATTATTTTACTTTCTACTAACCCTTGTCTTTCACGAGCAGCATGATATTCTGCATTTTCAGATAAGTCCCCCAACTCCCGTGCTTCGGAAATAGACTTAATAATCTTAGGTCTCTCATGTTTTAATGACTCTAATTCTAGTTCAAGTTTTTCAAATCCACTTTTTGTAATAGGAAATCTCGCATTCATATAGTCATTCATAAGCCATACCTAATAATACAGAACTACTCAAAACTTAGAAGTAATCTTACTTATAATATCTAATAACAAATCTTTTACATCATCAGTAAAATTATTTAATATACTACCTAAAATATCTGGATAGTTTTCATTAAGTTCTTTCAAAAGTATTTCTTCAAATTTACTCACATCATTTACGCTAATACCATCTAAACAACCACTTGTACCAGCAAATACCACAGCAACTTGTTCTGCTACAGATAACGGAGAATACTGCTTTTGTTTTAACAATTCCATCATCCTCCTACCCCTATCTAATACTTTCTTAGAATGTACATCAATATCAGATCCAAACTTTGCAAAATCTTCCAACTCTCTATACTGTGCTAAACTTAATTTCACAGAACCTGAAACTTTTTTTACAGATTTGGTTTGTGCAGCAGAACCTACCCTTGAAACAGATAACCCAACATTTACAGCTGGACGGAATCCTTTATAAAAAATTTCAGACTCAAGGAAAATCTGACCATCAGTAATTGAAATCACATTAGTTGGAACATAAGCAGATACATCTCCAGCCTGCGTTTCAATTATTGGTAGAGCAGTTAACGAACCACCTCCCTCCTTATCAGACATTTTAGCTGCTCTTTCTAATAATCTAGAATGCAAGAAAAATACATCACCAGGATATGCCTCACGACCTGGAGGACGTCTTAACAATAAAGACATTTGCCTATAAGCAACAGCATGTTTTGACAGATCATCATATACAATTAAGCAGTGCATTCCATTATCTCTAAAAAACTCTCCCATTGCACAAGCAGCATATGGGGCAAGATACTGCAACGATACAGTATCTGAAGCTCCAGCGACAACAACAATTGTATATTCTAAAGCTCCACTTATACGCAACCTGTCAACTATTCTTGCAACAGAAGAATTTTTCTGTCCTATTGCAACATAAACACAGTAGACTTTCTCCTTTTCTGAAGCTGTATCATTATGTGCTTTCTGATTAATAATAGTATCAATTGCTATTGCAGTTTTTCCTGTTTTTCTATCACCTATAATTAACTCACGTTGCCCACGTCCTATTGGTATTAACATATCTATAATTTTAATACCAGTCTGCAAAGGTTCGGTAACAGACTGTCTTGCAATAATACCTGGAGCCTTAATTTCTATTGGCAATCTAATATTATTATCAATATTACCAAGACCATCAATAGGATTACCTAACGCATCAACTACTCTTCCTAGTAATTTTAGCCCAACAGGAACATCCATCAATTTTCCTGTACATTTTGCAGTATCACCTTCCCCAACGCTTCTTTCATCGCCAAACACAACTATACTAGCAGTATCACAGTCTAACCCTAATACCATACCTGTAATACCATTAGCAAAAACTATCACTTCTCCAAATTTCGCTTTTTCTAATCCATATACCAAAGCTATACCATCTTTAATAGATATAACCTCACCTACACTATCAGATTTTACTTGATTATCAAAATTCTCAATACGCTCCTTAATAACTTTTAACACTTCACCTGGAGATATAGTATTATTCATTATTATACCTTACTTTCACTTATATTACGTATAGCCATTTTACTAAGTTCTCGTAAACTTTGTAAATAACTATTTAACGAGACATCTATCACGTCAAAATTCACCCTAATAATAAAACCACCTAAAATACTAGGATCTATATTGTTTGTGATACTAACAACTTTCCCATATTTCTCAAATAATACATTACATATACCCTCTTTTTCTTGCTTTGTTAGTAAAGCACATGAAGTAACAGAGATATCCACTTCTCTATTATGTTTTTTTACTAAATCAAGGAATGTACCAAAAACTTGCAATAATATATTCCCTCTATTATTTTCAATAACAACCAACATAAACTTGACTAATATAGGGTCAACACAACCTTCTATTACTTTAACAAGCTCTACCTTGTACTCTCTTAACACTCTAGGATTAGACAAAAATAGAAAGACATCATTAGAAATCTCAAAAAGATTCATGACAAACTTTACACTTTTATAAATAGAGTCTACATTATCTGAGACACTAAATAATGCTTGAGCATAACAAGATACTAAATGTCCACCTCTATATTGAGTCATAAGATTTTAAAGGAAACACAAAACAGCAAAATGTTATACATTATAGTAGCACCAGTCAAGTATTTTATATCTTAACGAACAAGATAACCGGCTATTCTCCTAAGCAATTATACTTAATAAATATTCAAAATTTCTCAATTAATAATAACACTTCCTCACTACTTACAAAATACTCTACTGATTTGTAAACAATGGATATATATCATTTAATAATAAAACATACTATAATGTATTAAGACATAAATTTCAATTTTAAATTAGCATTTATACATTCAAGTAACACCTTAACTGAACTAATTCAGTACATACATATTATACAAACTGAAGCTTCGATTACAGTTCAAATTTACTACTAATGTCTTTATATAAAAGTGATTAGATCATATATATATTCAAAATTTATGTATCCTTTAATCTTTAAATAAATATATAAGCCAGTAAGTAATGCTGATGTGACAGTTGCAATTATTAACTTAATAAACAAATAAGATTTAACAGGAGCACTACTTGCAATACCAACTACTGGATTATCAGAAACCTTAACCTTTATAGGTAATATTAAAAATAAAATAACCCACCAAGATACTATAAAAAATACAATATTTTCAATAACCATATAACTTAAATCCAAACTATGGTATTAAAACTTTTACAATGATCACACTCATAATGCCAACGTGTAGGAGTATACTTACACTTCGCACAGCTCCAATGTTTATCTGCTATAGCATCTTTAGTAATTTTATCTACCCAATACAAGAGTTCACTATGATCTTGTGATAATACTTTTAGTTTCAGCATTAAAAAGTACAAAGAAATATAAGTTTGAGTCTTGAAACTATGATTTAAATATTTCATTGCTGCATCATACTCACCTAAATTTATAGCATCCTGTGCTATAAGATATATACTAAAGTAATACCCAGTATTAAAGCTGTATAACTTATGTACAGCATGACTATTATGTTGCATGATGTCTAAATAGAAATTTGCAATATCAGGATGCGGATTAGTACGATATTCGTATTCAAGAATACTCACTGCTTTACGTTTTCTATCAGTATCTATATAAAACTGAGCTTTAAGTAATGTAACAGCAGTACTATACCACTGCGAACAATTCTTAATGTTATCAAGTACCTTTAAACCATCATCATACTTTTGAAGATCATAATATTGTTTTGCTAAAGCATAATAAAATATACTAAGCATTTCTTGCATATTATAGGGTAAACTTATCCTTAATTTCATTACCTTCTTCATTTCCTCAATCGCATTACTCCAATCTCTAGAAATGCGGTATATTTCTAACTTAAAAATAGTTGACCACGATTGCTTATAAAAAACTTCCAGCATTTTCCTTAATAAACTCAGCTGTTGGATCTGATCTTGTGTTTGCATAATAACACTCAACAAGTATACACCTAACGATGTATCTATAACCGGAACAACCTTTGTAAATTGCGTGAAATATTTCTCAGCTAATGTATACTTTTTATTATCAAAACAAACCCTTCCTTTTAATAAAAATAAAGATGGATGATTAAAATTTCCTAGCTTTATTATATTCTTTTCTGCTCTTTCAATATCTCCACAATTTAAATACATATAACCTTGTTCTAATAAGGTCATTTTTTTACTCTGCAAATTCCTTCCATACCTATACACACATCGAGAAATACAAAAAATAATCCTCATTAGTAGAATTAAAAGAAGGAAAACAACAGCAACGATAAATAATGTAAAAAGGACATTTATTTCAATATCATAGCCCAACCAATCTATTCTGATAATCCCATCGCAATCTATTCCCCATAATCCTACAATAAGTGCAACAACAACAAAGATTAAAACGCTTGTAATCATGAAACACCAGGTAACTTAATTATATATTTTGATAACTGATCATATATCACTGATATGTTCTTTTCCATAGATACTATATCTTCTAGCTGTTGTATCCATAGTTCTAGTTCTGCAACAGATGATAACTCCTTCTTAGAAAAGTTTAATGCATCACTCCAAAGACTAGCATCAAGATAGCCTTCTACTTCTTTTAAATTATGAAGCAGTACATCTTGCTGATTTTTTACTACAATCCATTTAAAAAAAACTTTTTGGACCATATTAGAACGCAAATAATGTAACTCATGAGCTATTTTTTTGAATGAGAATTTCAATCTACTGAATGTAGTCAATTTTTTGCTATCCAATCTTTCAATCTCAGCCACAGCCTCATTGATTTTATTATCATCAAGTTTAAGTAACATAGGTTTTATTGAGTAGATTATACTTTTTACTGATATATCCCCCAAAAATGCCTCTTTTAAATTAATGACAGACAACAAAAGCTTTGCAAGCCATTCTTCACTAGAACAGCTTATAATATCATTATTCTCTGACGTAATTATACGTTGCACGGGACAATTTTCCTTTTGTTTACTTAAATATGAATTAAGCAAACTCTGATTTACCTGTACTAAAACAGACCGTACATCATTTTCCATCACTTCTCTATACTGTTGACTAAATACAGCTAGGTCTTTTTTTACATCTAAATAAGAAAAAACAGCACATATAGAACAAGAAGTGGCTATCAAAATCATAAAAAACCATCCCCATACTGCCCTCATCACCATATTAACCCCTACTATTCATGCCGTAAAATATCTGCTGGATCTTGACAAGCAGCTTTTCTAGCAGGAAGCATAGCTGCAGTTAGAGATAGAAATAACGATAATAATGATATTTTCACCACATCCTCTACTAATAAAACAGAAGGCAAGGTATCAAAAAAGTAAATTATAGGATCAAAAATATTACTATCACTAATTTTTTCTAACATACTTTTAATTTCATCAATGTTCAAAGAAACTACTACACCTACTATACAACCTAATATTGTACCTATAAACCCTATAAAAAACCCACACATACAAAATATTCTGAGTATACCACAACGTGTCACACCTAATGTACGCATTATAGCAATTGCTGCCTTTTTATCTTGCACTAATATAGACAAGCTTGAAATAATATTAAATGTTGCAACTATTATAATTAAAGTCAATATAAAAAACATTACATTACTTTCAATTTTCAATGCATGAAAATAACTGCCTTGTTGCATTTTCCAATCTTCACCCTTCATATTTGTTTTACTTTCTATTATGTCCAGTATTTCTGATGACTTATTAATATCAAGAACTGATACTTCTATACTTTTAACTCTATTATCATAACGGAAAAATAACTGTGACGCATGTAAAGGCATATATACTAATGTACTATCGTATTCATACATTCCAACATCAAATATTGCAACAACCTTATAGGTTTTCATCCGCGGTATGTTTCCTATAACTGTAGATATACTTTCTGATGATATAATAGTAAGTTTATCTCCATAATTTACATGTAAAATCTCAGCTAATTTTATACCTATAGCAATACCATCATTAAATTCAGCAATACTACCACTAACTATATTGTTTGCTATTATATCATTACGCTCTATATCTTGCTTTTCTATACCTCGAACTATCACTCCGGATACATTACTATTAGACTTAATCATAGCTTGATTCTCAGTAATAGAAACAGCATCTTTCACTCCAGGAATCTCCTTGATTAACCTTGTGATATCATGATAATCATAATTAATATTATCATTAAAATAAATTGCTATATGACCATTTAATCCTACTACACAATTCAACAGTTTTTCTCCAAACCCATTCATGACAGACATAACTATAATTAATGTAGCAACTCCTAGTGTGATTCCTATTACAGATAACATAGTAATCATAGAACACAAAAACCCACTACTACTAGATTGTAAATAACGTAGTGCTAACATCAATTCAAATTTAAACCACATCTTACACCGACAAAATAATATTATTAATTTACAATCATTAAGATGATAATACAAAATTACATTACTGATAATTAATAATTTATAAACATTTTGTAAACAAACAATATTGTATATGCTATATATTTATGTAAAAATTTATCAATTTAAGCATAAAACAACGTATTTAAGATTTTACATAAATATTGGATTTACACTCATTGTAGTACCTGAACTCCTAAAAGTATGCACATTAAGTTATATTTGAAAATGCTGCTAAAATAGATTGTCAAAACATACCTTACTGAGATATCTTTAAGTTTACTCTAGTAAAATAAATGCTGTGAAAATTACATCATCAAAATTATATTCCTTTTTTAACAGTCCACAATCTGTGAACAATATACTTATCTATGGCAATGATTATGGTAAAATTAACATGTATAAAGAAAAATTTATCAATCATGTTAATATAAATTCTGATTTTACTATAAGTAATCTTGATTTCCCTACAGTAAATAAAAATCCTAGCACATTATTTATAGAATTAACCACAATATCTATGTTCTGTGAAAACAAATTGATTATACTAGCTAATGGAGAAAAATCTATCTCTCAGGAGCTAAAACACATCTTAAACAACAATATAGGTAACAACTATGTCATTATAACTTCTGGAGAATTATCTACTGATTCCACCTTAAGACAATATTACGATAATTCACAAAATGCTGCTTCTATAGGATGTTATAAAGACGATAATGATAATCTTACATTTATAATATCAGATTTTCTAACGAAAAATAAAATATACTACAACAGTATAACGCTACAGTACTTACACAATGTTTTATCACAAAACTGCAATGCACTACAGCCAGAACTTGAAAAACTTATGTTATATATAGGGAATGACAAAAATTTAACAACTCAAAATATCCAAGAAAGTTTATTGACAGAAATAGACCCAGTATCAGAAGATCTATGTGTATCCATTGCAGAAAAAAATCTAGAAAATTTCACAAAATTCTCTGACATATTACTTAAAAACAAATTCACCCCAATAGCCTTAATAAGGATTCTTATTAAATATTTTTTAAGGTTAGAATACTTAATAAGAACCGTAAAAAACGGTGAACCAATAAACCAGGTATTAAAGTCTATACATCCCCCTATATTTTTCAAATCAATCCCTACAATAAAGAAACACATATCTGCAATTTCACATTCTGAAGTTAACAATATAATAAGAAAATTAGTAGAAATAGAAATACAGTGCAAAAAATCAGATCTAAATCAAGAAATGATATTCAAATATTATCTTACAGCAATGATTATTACTAAATAAGATAGTAGGACTAGTGTTATTAACATTATACCTCTTAAAAAAGACGAAATTCTAAATGTAATATATCCAAATTTGCATTACTCCTGATAAGATTTAAAGTGTTTAGGCTTTTATCTGTTTTATATATGTAAGCAAGATACTATGGCTAATGCCCAGATACAGACACCCTTACCTATACAGCATTTGATAAAATTGATATTCAAAACATTAGAAATTTTGTTATATGTTAATTATGCAACATATACATTATATCATTATACAACGCACACAGTTTTCAGTTAATAAACAGATCTACTTAATCAACAAGCTATATTCTTAAGATTAAATATTATTAGCATTAGTAATTTAATATCTAATTTATTTCATTAATTAACACTTACATATATCATGCATCTCAATTGCTGCAGCTAAAGCAGCTATTTTCCCAATTATATTCCAACATAACATGTCTTGTTGTCTATAACTTACATCTACAAAATCACAACCTACAGAATTCAAGTTAGAAAATCTATCTTTCACAGCATGATATCTGTACAAATAGCATGAAGGAGTATGACCTATAAAATAAACTAACGGTTCAGCCACATAACCATTAAAGATTTCTCTAGTCGTAATACCTTCTTGTATTATTACATTATTGACAATCTTACTATCTTTAATTTTTTTCATTTTATTACGGTTTTTCTTATTGAGTGTTAAGACATCATCTCCACAATAAGCCACCACAATTCCCATACCATAAGTACCATTATCCGCCTTTATAAACACGTATGGCTGCTCTTTAATACTATATAATTGAAATTTATCACGTACTTTATCAATAATTACATCTACTTTACTAGCAATACTATCAATACCTTGACCATTTAAAAAACAAATATTACTACAATTAGAGAACAATGTTGAAATCAACCAAGGATCAATATTAAAATTCTCACAAAACTCTCTAGATAACTTT
This Ehrlichia japonica DNA region includes the following protein-coding sequences:
- a CDS encoding DUF1467 family protein; amino-acid sequence: MVIENIVFFIVSWWVILFLILPIKVKVSDNPVVGIASSAPVKSYLFIKLIIATVTSALLTGLYIYLKIKGYINFEYIYDLITFI
- the atpA gene encoding F0F1 ATP synthase subunit alpha; its protein translation is MNNTISPGEVLKVIKERIENFDNQVKSDSVGEVISIKDGIALVYGLEKAKFGEVIVFANGITGMVLGLDCDTASIVVFGDERSVGEGDTAKCTGKLMDVPVGLKLLGRVVDALGNPIDGLGNIDNNIRLPIEIKAPGIIARQSVTEPLQTGIKIIDMLIPIGRGQRELIIGDRKTGKTAIAIDTIINQKAHNDTASEKEKVYCVYVAIGQKNSSVARIVDRLRISGALEYTIVVVAGASDTVSLQYLAPYAACAMGEFFRDNGMHCLIVYDDLSKHAVAYRQMSLLLRRPPGREAYPGDVFFLHSRLLERAAKMSDKEGGGSLTALPIIETQAGDVSAYVPTNVISITDGQIFLESEIFYKGFRPAVNVGLSVSRVGSAAQTKSVKKVSGSVKLSLAQYRELEDFAKFGSDIDVHSKKVLDRGRRMMELLKQKQYSPLSVAEQVAVVFAGTSGCLDGISVNDVSKFEEILLKELNENYPDILGSILNNFTDDVKDLLLDIISKITSKF
- the greA gene encoding transcription elongation factor GreA, which codes for MNDYMNARFPITKSGFEKLELELESLKHERPKIIKSISEARELGDLSENAEYHAARERQGLVESKIMELESKKSRAEVIDVSSLSGDTVMFGATVTMSIYDEQTGNTDEVVYQIVGEYEADISRQMISIKSPLVVSLLGKKEGDIVEVKTPKGDYRIYKIIKIEFI
- a CDS encoding heme biosynthesis HemY N-terminal domain-containing protein, with the translated sequence MITSVLIFVVVALIVGLWGIDCDGIIRIDWLGYDIEINVLFTLFIVAVVFLLLILLMRIIFCISRCVYRYGRNLQSKKMTLLEQGYMYLNCGDIERAEKNIIKLGNFNHPSLFLLKGRVCFDNKKYTLAEKYFTQFTKVVPVIDTSLGVYLLSVIMQTQDQIQQLSLLRKMLEVFYKQSWSTIFKLEIYRISRDWSNAIEEMKKVMKLRISLPYNMQEMLSIFYYALAKQYYDLQKYDDGLKVLDNIKNCSQWYSTAVTLLKAQFYIDTDRKRKAVSILEYEYRTNPHPDIANFYLDIMQHNSHAVHKLYSFNTGYYFSIYLIAQDAINLGEYDAAMKYLNHSFKTQTYISLYFLMLKLKVLSQDHSELLYWVDKITKDAIADKHWSCAKCKYTPTRWHYECDHCKSFNTIVWI
- the holA gene encoding DNA polymerase III subunit delta; translation: MNNILIYGNDYGKINMYKEKFINHVNINSDFTISNLDFPTVNKNPSTLFIELTTISMFCENKLIILANGEKSISQELKHILNNNIGNNYVIITSGELSTDSTLRQYYDNSQNAASIGCYKDDNDNLTFIISDFLTKNKIYYNSITLQYLHNVLSQNCNALQPELEKLMLYIGNDKNLTTQNIQESLLTEIDPVSEDLCVSIAEKNLENFTKFSDILLKNKFTPIALIRILIKYFLRLEYLIRTVKNGEPINQVLKSIHPPIFFKSIPTIKKHISAISHSEVNNIIRKLVEIEIQCKKSDLNQEMIFKYYLTAMIITK
- the atpH gene encoding ATP synthase F1 subunit delta, which encodes MTQYRGGHLVSCYAQALFSVSDNVDSIYKSVKFVMNLFEISNDVFLFLSNPRVLREYKVELVKVIEGCVDPILVKFMLVVIENNRGNILLQVFGTFLDLVKKHNREVDISVTSCALLTKQEKEGICNVLFEKYGKVVSITNNIDPSILGGFIIRVNFDVIDVSLNSYLQSLRELSKMAIRNISESKV
- a CDS encoding lipoprotein-releasing ABC transporter permease subunit, translating into MWFKFELMLALRYLQSSSSGFLCSMITMLSVIGITLGVATLIIVMSVMNGFGEKLLNCVVGLNGHIAIYFNDNINYDYHDITRLIKEIPGVKDAVSITENQAMIKSNSNVSGVIVRGIEKQDIERNDIIANNIVSGSIAEFNDGIAIGIKLAEILHVNYGDKLTIISSESISTVIGNIPRMKTYKVVAIFDVGMYEYDSTLVYMPLHASQLFFRYDNRVKSIEVSVLDINKSSEILDIIESKTNMKGEDWKMQQGSYFHALKIESNVMFFILTLIIIVATFNIISSLSILVQDKKAAIAIMRTLGVTRCGILRIFCMCGFFIGFIGTILGCIVGVVVSLNIDEIKSMLEKISDSNIFDPIIYFFDTLPSVLLVEDVVKISLLSLFLSLTAAMLPARKAACQDPADILRHE